The Trueperaceae bacterium genomic sequence GGTCGACGGCCGGATACGTCTTCACGGACTCGCTGGCCCTGCGCGGCGACAACTTCGTCGGCCTCGGGCTGGACGAGGACAACGACCCCGAGCTCACCGCGCCGCGCGTGAAGCTGTGGTGCGCGCAGCTGGCGGGTGAGCTCCGCGCGGCCGGCGCGCTTCCCGCCGAGCCGGTGCTGGACCGCGCCGTCTGACGGACGGCGGTAGCGCCGCGCGAGCCGGCGGCGCGGCCGCCACCTAGGCGGTGCCTGGCACGTTGCCGGTTAGAATCGCCGGTACGATGCAGGACGGAACGGTCAGCGCGCGCAGCGTGCCGGCGCTGCTGCGAGCGAGAGCAACGGACACCGGCGTGGCACTCAGGGTCAAGCGCCTCGGCCTCTGGGAGAAGATCTCGTGGGCCGACTACGCGGCCCGTGTGAACGCCCTGGCGCGGGAGATGATCCATCTCGGCCTCCGGCCCGGGGAGCGCGTGGCCGTCCTGTGCGAGAACCGGCCGGAGTGGTTGATCGCCGACATCGCCATCCAGACGGCCGGGGCCGCCACGGTCGGCGTGTACACCACGAGCAGCCCGGAGCAACTCGCCTACCACGTGAACCACTCGGACGCGGTGGGCCTGGTGCTCGAGGACGCCGAGCAGCTCGAGAAGTGGCTGGCCGTGCGGGACCGCTGCGAGCACGTCGAGTGGGTGATCGTGGTGGAACCGGAGGACGTGGACGGCATCCTCGCGTGGGACGAGGTGCTCGCCGCCGGCGCGGCGCGCTACGCTTCCGACCCGGCGCCCGTCGACGAGAGGCTCGCGGCCATCGACCCGCACGACACGGCGCTGTTCATCTACACCTCCGGCACCACCGGCAACCCGAAGGGCGCCATGCTGTCGCACGCGAACCTGCTGTGGGCGATCGACTCGCTTCACGGCGCGGCGCCGGTCAAGCGCGACGACGAGCTCCTGTCGTTCCTACCCCTCTCGCACATCGTCGAGCGTCTCATCAGCGTGGCGGCGCCGCTGCGGTTCGGGTACACGGTGTCGTTCACGGAGAACCTCGACACCGTGCTCACCAACCTCCAGGAGATCCGCCCCACCGTCTTCTTCGCCGTGCCGCGGATCTGGGAGAAGCTCCACTCGCTCGTCGAACTCAACATGAAGGACGCCAACGTCATCAAGCGGGTGGCGTACGGCGCGGCCGTCGGCGCGGCCAAGGGGGGCAACCCAGTGTTGGCCGGCCTGGCTCAGCTGGCGGTATTGCGCCTCCTGCGCTACCGCCTGGGCCTCGACCGAGTGCGGGTGGCCATCTCGGGCGCCGCGCCAATCGCGCCGGAGGTCCTGGCGTACTTCCGGGCCATCGGCGTCGACGTGCGCGAGGGCTTCGGCCTTACCGAGTCCACGGGGCTCATCTGCATCCACCGCAGCGGCGGTCGCCTCGGCACCGTGGGCTTCCCGTTCCCTGGCGTCGAGGTGAAGCTGGCGGACGACGGTGAGATCTTGAGCCGCAGCCCAGGCAACTTCCTCGGTTACCACAAGGACCCGGCCGCGACGGCCGAGGCGCTCGAGGGCGGCTGGCTGCACACGGGCGACGTCGGCGAGCTCGACCCCGACGGGCAGTTGCGGATCACCGACCGCAAGAAGGACATCCTCATCACGGCGGGCGGCAAGAACATCGCGCCGCAGAAGATCGAGAACCAACTCAAGTCGAGCCCCTACATCAACGACGCCGTCGTGATAGGCGACCGCCGCAAGTACCTGACGGCCCTCCTGGTGCTCGACGAGGACAACGTGACGCACTGGGCCATGGAGCGGCAGCTCGCCTACTCGACCTACACCGACCTGGCGGCCAACCCCGAGGTGCGCGAGCTCATCGAGGCCGAGGTCGAGCGCGTCAACGCCACGCTGGCCCGGGTCGAGACGGTGAAGAAGTTCGCCATCCTGCCCAAGCGGCTCTACCACGAGGACGGCGAGGTAACGGCCACGCTGAAGGTCAAGCGTTCCAGCATCGCCAACAAGTACCGCTACCTGATCGAGGAGATGTATGCCTGACCGGCAGCTAGGCCCCAGGAGTCCCCGTGCTGTTCCGTGAGCGGTACGAGAACGACCTCTGGTTGATCCGCGGGTCGCAGGCGTGGGTGATGGCCGGCCTCGCCGGCGCGGTGCTCGTCGCCCTTCCGCTGTTGGTGAAGGGCTACCTCATCTACAACATGACCCTCTTCTTCGTGTACGCGCTGGTGGCCCTGTCGCTGGCGGTGCTGGTCGGGCTGACGGGCCAGGTGTCGCTCGGGCACGCGGGCTTCCTCGCGGCCGGCGCCTACGTCACCACCGTCCTCACTCAGCACGGCCTGCCCTTCGTGTTGGCGGTGCTGGCGGCCGTGGTCGTGTCGGCGCTCCTCGGCGTGGTCATCGGGGTGCCGTCGCTGCGGCTCGAAGGGCCGTACCTGGCCATCGCGACGCTCGGGTTCGGCCTCGCCATCCAGCAGATCCTCAACAACTGGGCGCTGGTCGGCGCCTCGACCGGCACGCTCGTCGACAGGCCCAAGCTGCTCGGCATCGACTTCTACGGCGACAGGGCGTACTACTGGCTCGTGCTGGGCGTGGTCGGCCTGGTCACCTGGATGCTCCTGAACCTCGAGCGCTCGCACGTCGGCCGCGCGTTCCGGGCCACCCGCGACGCCGACCTGGCCGCGCAGATGAGTGGCGTCGGGTTGGCGCGCTACAAGACGCTGGCGTTCATCATCTCCGCCGGTGTGGCCGGCCTAGCCGGCGCGCTCTACGGGCCGCTGGTGGGTTACATCACGCCCGAGAGCTTCAACCTGATGCTCTCCATCAAGTTCCTCCTGATGATCATCGTCGGCGGGCTCGGCTTCCTGCCCGGCGCCCTCCTCGGCGCTGGCTTCATCACGGGACTCGACCTGTACCTCTCGACCTTCCGCGCCTGGTCGCAGCTCGTGTTCGGGCTGGTCGTCATCGCCATCATGATGCTGGAGCCCGCCGGGCTGTACGGCCGGTGGCTCAAGATCAAGCGCTTCTGGAAGTCGTGGCCGCTGTGACCCGCGGGAGCGGCGCCCGGTGACGGGGCTCGAGCACTTCCTCCAGGCCCTCGTCAGCGGCGCCAGCGTCGGTAGCGTCTACGCCCTCGTGGCCCTTGGCCTCGTCCTCCTCTACCGCACGACGCGCATCCTCAACTTCGCGCACGGCGACCTCGGCGTCGTGGGCACCTTCGTCGCCTACACGCTCCTGACGCAGCTGCGCGTGCCGTTCGGAGTGTCGTTCCTCCTGGCGCTCGTTGCAGCCGCCGCCATCGGCATCCTCGTCTACCTGCTGCTCGTGCGGCCCGCGAAGAACCAGAGCGAGCTCGGGCTCCTCATCCTCACGTTGGGGTTGGCGTTGGCGTTGGGCGGACTCGACGCGCTGCTGTTCGGGACCGACAACAAGCTAGTGCCCACGCTCGTCGCCGACAAGATCCTCAGGCTCGGCGGGGTGCCGGTGAGCCTCGTCTCGCTCGTCACGGCGCTCTTCGGAGTGGTGCTGATGGTGGCGTTGTGGGCGCTACTCACCTACACGAAGCTCGGCGTGGCCATGCGCGCCGTGGCGCAGCGCGAGGACGTGGCCGAGGCGATGGGGTTGCCGGTGCGTACCGTCCTGATGGCCACCTGGGCCGCGGCGGCCGTCCTCGCGACGGCGGCGGCCCTCCTGTTCGCGCCCACCACCCTCCTCAACCCCACCATGATGCTCGACCCGCTCAGCAAGGGGTTCGTGGCCGCCGTGATAGGCGGCATGAACTCGCTGCCCGGCGCGGTGTTGGGTGGCTACCTGCTCGGCGTGCTCGAGCTGCTCGTCGGAGTGTACCTGTCGCTGGAGTTCAAGGCCTCCTTCGCCTTCCTGGTCGTGGTGTTGGTGCTCGTCCTGAAGCCTCACGGGCTCCTCGGCCGGGCCGACGTCAAACGCGTCTGACCG encodes the following:
- a CDS encoding long-chain fatty acid--CoA ligase produces the protein MQDGTVSARSVPALLRARATDTGVALRVKRLGLWEKISWADYAARVNALAREMIHLGLRPGERVAVLCENRPEWLIADIAIQTAGAATVGVYTTSSPEQLAYHVNHSDAVGLVLEDAEQLEKWLAVRDRCEHVEWVIVVEPEDVDGILAWDEVLAAGAARYASDPAPVDERLAAIDPHDTALFIYTSGTTGNPKGAMLSHANLLWAIDSLHGAAPVKRDDELLSFLPLSHIVERLISVAAPLRFGYTVSFTENLDTVLTNLQEIRPTVFFAVPRIWEKLHSLVELNMKDANVIKRVAYGAAVGAAKGGNPVLAGLAQLAVLRLLRYRLGLDRVRVAISGAAPIAPEVLAYFRAIGVDVREGFGLTESTGLICIHRSGGRLGTVGFPFPGVEVKLADDGEILSRSPGNFLGYHKDPAATAEALEGGWLHTGDVGELDPDGQLRITDRKKDILITAGGKNIAPQKIENQLKSSPYINDAVVIGDRRKYLTALLVLDEDNVTHWAMERQLAYSTYTDLAANPEVRELIEAEVERVNATLARVETVKKFAILPKRLYHEDGEVTATLKVKRSSIANKYRYLIEEMYA
- a CDS encoding branched-chain amino acid ABC transporter permease, coding for MLFRERYENDLWLIRGSQAWVMAGLAGAVLVALPLLVKGYLIYNMTLFFVYALVALSLAVLVGLTGQVSLGHAGFLAAGAYVTTVLTQHGLPFVLAVLAAVVVSALLGVVIGVPSLRLEGPYLAIATLGFGLAIQQILNNWALVGASTGTLVDRPKLLGIDFYGDRAYYWLVLGVVGLVTWMLLNLERSHVGRAFRATRDADLAAQMSGVGLARYKTLAFIISAGVAGLAGALYGPLVGYITPESFNLMLSIKFLLMIIVGGLGFLPGALLGAGFITGLDLYLSTFRAWSQLVFGLVVIAIMMLEPAGLYGRWLKIKRFWKSWPL
- a CDS encoding branched-chain amino acid ABC transporter permease, producing MTGLEHFLQALVSGASVGSVYALVALGLVLLYRTTRILNFAHGDLGVVGTFVAYTLLTQLRVPFGVSFLLALVAAAAIGILVYLLLVRPAKNQSELGLLILTLGLALALGGLDALLFGTDNKLVPTLVADKILRLGGVPVSLVSLVTALFGVVLMVALWALLTYTKLGVAMRAVAQREDVAEAMGLPVRTVLMATWAAAAVLATAAALLFAPTTLLNPTMMLDPLSKGFVAAVIGGMNSLPGAVLGGYLLGVLELLVGVYLSLEFKASFAFLVVVLVLVLKPHGLLGRADVKRV